Proteins encoded by one window of Salvia splendens isolate huo1 chromosome 14, SspV2, whole genome shotgun sequence:
- the LOC121765575 gene encoding putative F-box protein At1g33530 — MNCINGFDFVGELPREITIDILSRLPILTFTRSKLVSKAWHDVVESHGCVDAHLSKHEHECDTFFVRTSFGGSKAYKLSEEYGSSTTICRSGALAECKPLLPYSSPVKGLMLLLCPRSEVLFVCNPVTREFVRIFCPDPFASCVDLHPNYLDGSVSYGFGVSKKSKQYKLVYISGCCEYHVYTLGTGQWRVGPSPPIGNGRVQGRRNWASVDGKLYWVQDMVNICCFDLETEVFTSFPGPPSPSPLRIGCFLRRVCVLEECLCVCDAAKSSRHNVDMLIWIMKGEGDWSLVCRIPKDKHIYKSLPIKVLGKGNIILMASREGFGKRYYYDTNNTSTTQIGYGALASLYQQYTYACPFNPTFVSLKTLFQHQDKDIIHSF; from the exons ATGAATTGCATTAATGGTTTCGATTTCGTTGGAGAGCTACCACGAGAAATCACTATAGATATACTCTCCCGACTTCCCATTCTAACCTTTACCCGGTCCAAGCTCGTCTCCAAGGCATGGCACGATGTCGTC GAGTCTCACGGGTGTGTTGATGCCCATCTttccaaacacgaacacgagtGCGACACTTTCTTCGTACGGACTAGCTTTGGAGGTTCAAAAGCATACAAATTGTCGGAGGAATACGGAAGCAGCACCACTATATGCCGCTCGGGCGCGTTGGCCGAGTGTAAGCCCCTCCTCCCGTATAGCTCGCCGGTCAAGGGTTTAATGTTGCTTTTGTGCCCTCGTTCGGAAGTCCTTTTCGTATGCAATCCGGTCACTCGTGAGTTCGTGAGAATTTTCTGCCCTGATCCGTTCGCTTCGTGTGTGGACCTCCACCCCAATTATCTGGATGGCAGTGTTAGTTACGGATtcggggtgagcaaaaaaagcAAGCAGTATAAACTAGTTTACATCTCTGGGTGTTGCGAATATCATGTATACACTCTAGGAACAGGACAGTGGAGGGTGGGCCCGAGCCCACCCATAGGCAACGGTAGAGTCCAGGGTAGAAGAAATTGGGCATCCGTGGACGGAAAGCTTTACTGGGTACAAGATATGGTGAATATTTGTTGTTTCGATCTTGAAACTGAGGTTTTTACCAGTTTCCCGGGCCCGCCTAGTCCCAGTCCTCTTCGAATAGGTTGTTTCTTGAGGAGAGTGTGTGTTTTGGAGGAGtgcttgtgtgtgtgtgatgcTGCAAAATCCTCAAGACATAATGTGGATATGCTAATATGGATAATGAAGGGAGAAGGGGATTGGAGCCTTGTATGTAGGATACCTAAGGATAAGCATATATATAAGTCTCTCCCAATCAAAGTTTTGGGTAAGGGTAACATAATCTTGATGGCATCTAGAGAAGGATTTGGTAAACGATATTACTACGACACCAACAACACTTCAACTACTCAAATCGGCTATGGCGCTCTCGCCTCCCTCTACCAACAATATACCTATGCATGCCCTTTCAATCCAACTTTTGTTTCACTCAAAACCTTGTTCCAACACCAAGACAAAGATATCATTCACTCCTTTTAA
- the LOC121766084 gene encoding polyadenylate-binding protein 5-like, with the protein MAATAIPPPALMAAAPAVTLPAAVFPNSSLYVGDLDAAVDESKLYDLFSHVAPVASVRICRDVTRRSSLGYAYVNFNSPIDASNAKDALNFTHVNGKPIRIMFSHRDPSLRKSGYANLFIKNLDQTIDTKALFETFSAFGTVLSCKIAVDHNENSRGYGFVQFDKEEAAQNAIQRLNGMLINDKKVYVGIFVRRQERNRGKGSPKFTNVYVKNLSESATDESLRKMFDKFGGITSAVIMKDGNGKSKCFGFVNFESPDSAAAAVENLNGSSSDDKVLYVARAEKKAEREAELKSQFEQERNSRFEKLKGANLYLKNLDDSVNEERLKELFSEFGNITSSKLVRDLNGLSKGSGFVAFASPEEANKALNEMNGKIIGRKPLYVAVAQRKDERKAWLQAHFAQTRSSGSMSPLMPGFHSSSPRLAHQQVYFGQVGPGLIPQTPGYGFQQQHMPALQPGVPSNFVMPFQLQQQTQPGPRPDPRRGANSPQPQQQMYSNQGFNRYMPNARNGINPSMVPQGLMGPMMPLPLDASSPASGASLDGPISLPLPRPTLASALASASPENQRMMLGEQLYPLVERLERNHAGKVTGMLLEMDQTEVLHLIESPDALKKKVVEAMNVLRLASSGSDIGDQLGSLS; encoded by the exons ATGGCGGCGACGGCGATTCCGCCACCGGCGTTGATGGCGGCAGCTCCGGCGGTGACTCTGCCGGCCGCTGTTTTCCCTAACTCGTCGCTCTACGTCGGCGATCTGGACGCCGCGGTCGACGAGAGCAAGCTCTACGATCTGTTCAGCCACGTTGCGCCTGTCGCCTCCGTCAGGATTTGCAGAGATGTGACGCGCCGATCGTCGCTCGGATATGCCTACGTCAATTTCAATTCTCCGATCGACG CTTCTAATGCAAAAGATGCTTTGAATTTCACTCATGTCAATGGAAAGCCAATCCGGATCATGTTCTCTCACAGAGATCCTAGCCTCCGTAAAAGTGGATATGCTAATCTCTTCATCAAGAATCTGGATCAAACAATCGACACAAAGGCGCTCTTCGAGACCTTCTCTGCCTTCGGAACTGTGCTCTCTTGCAAGATCGCAGTCGATCACAACGAGAACTCGAGGGGCTATGGCTTCGTGCAGTTCGACAAGGAGGAAGCCGCGCAAAACGCCATCCAAAGGCTGAATGGCATGTTGATAAACGACAAGAAAGTGTACGTGGGGATTTTTGTGCGTCGACAGGAGAGGAACCGGGGGAAAGGATCGCCAAAGTTCACGAATGTTTACGTGAAAAACCTGTCTGAGAGCGCCACGGATGAGAGCCTTAGGAAAATGTTCGATAAGTTTGGAGGGATCACTAGCGCGGTGATTATGAAAGATGGCAATGGGAAGTCGAAATGCTTTGGCTTCGTGAATTTCGAGAGCCCTGATTCTGCAGCTGCTGCAGTTGAGAATCTGAACGGATCCTCATCAGATGATAAGGTGTTGTATGTTGCAAGGGCTGAGAAGAAGGCGGAAAGAGAGGCGGAACTCAAGTCTCAGTTCGAGCAGGAGAGGAATAGTAGGTTCGAGAAATTAAAGGGTGCTAACCTTTATTTGAAGAATCTCGATGATAGTGTGAATGAAGAGAGACTGAAGGAACTATTTTCAGAGTTTGGAAACATTACATCAAGCAAG CTCGTGCGGGATTTGAATGGACTGAGCAAAGGTTCGGGTTTTGTGGCATTCGCGAGTCCTGAAGAAGCGAATAAAGCT TTGAATGAAATGAATGGGAAGATTATTGGGAGGAAACCTTTATATGTTGCAGTGGCTCAAAGAAAAGATGAAAGGAAAGCTTGGTTGCAG GCACATTTTGCTCAGACGCGATCCTCTGGCAGCATGTCTCCACTTATGCCGGGGTTCCACTCCAGCTCACCGAGGCTTGCTCATCAGCAAGTTTACTTCGGTCAAGTTGGTCCCGGGCTCATCCCTCAGACGCCCGGGTATGGATTTCAGCAGCAGCACATGCCTGCTCTACAGCCGGGAGTCCCATCAAATTTCGTCATGCCATTCCAACTTCAGCAGCAAACTCAGCCCGGTCCCCGGCCGGATCCTAGGAGAGGTGCAAATTCTCCACAGCCTCAGCAACAG ATGTACTCAAATCAAGGTTTCAACAGATACATGCCGAATGCGCGAAACGGCATCAACCCCTCCATGGTTCCTCAAGGCCTAATGGGACCAATGATGCCACTACCTCTTGATGCATCATCTCCAGCATCGGGAGCTTCTCTAGACGGCCCGATTTCACTGCCATTGCCTCGACCGACCCTCGCATCAGCCTTGGCGTCTGCTTCACCAGAAAATCAGCGCATG ATGCTCGGCGAACAACTCTACCCTCTGGTCGAGCGTCTTGAGCGCAACCACGCAGGAAAAGTCACTGGCATGCTACTTGAGATGGACCAAACAGAGGTGCTTCACCTGATAGAGTCACCGGACGCCCTCAAGAAGAAAGTCGTCGAGGCGATGAACGTGCTCCGTTTGGCATCGAGCGGGTCCGACATCGGCGATCAACTTGGCTCCTTGTCTTAA